A single Chrysiogenia bacterium DNA region contains:
- a CDS encoding response regulator: MELAELSTGLLRQAVAAYMDLAWEGATPPERTSSLASLTGLADDASAEELLAWEGFEREGTNGGTRRVQLRLGNARYPHMKLSLERLRESGQWVFSVDTHDRHLPPEALGASFAALQQSNEELKMRIEQRWADLGLDTARARLRDFVAREGDRPEQAQSKGYALLVDDDPDILDVERIVVERAGYHALLAASGDEALEKAEACGCQIALALVDIMMPGKSGYELVEELRSKKALSGPVLFLTAMMAGTVRDELCDKVLHKPFDIEELRQTMKAALARA, translated from the coding sequence GTGGAACTCGCGGAACTGAGCACAGGGCTGCTCCGGCAAGCCGTTGCAGCCTATATGGATCTCGCCTGGGAGGGCGCCACCCCTCCAGAGCGCACCTCTTCCCTTGCCTCGCTCACGGGGCTCGCCGACGATGCGAGCGCCGAGGAGCTGCTGGCCTGGGAAGGCTTTGAGCGCGAGGGCACAAACGGCGGCACCCGCCGCGTGCAGCTCCGCCTGGGCAATGCCCGCTATCCCCACATGAAACTCTCGCTGGAGCGCCTTCGCGAGTCGGGCCAGTGGGTCTTCTCCGTCGATACCCACGACCGCCACCTGCCGCCCGAGGCGCTGGGCGCTTCCTTCGCCGCGCTTCAGCAAAGCAACGAAGAACTCAAGATGCGCATCGAGCAGCGCTGGGCCGATCTGGGACTCGACACCGCCCGCGCGCGCCTGCGCGACTTCGTCGCCAGGGAAGGCGACCGTCCCGAGCAGGCACAGAGCAAGGGTTACGCCCTGCTGGTCGATGACGATCCCGACATCCTCGACGTCGAACGCATTGTCGTCGAGCGCGCCGGTTACCACGCACTGCTGGCCGCCAGCGGCGACGAAGCCCTGGAAAAGGCAGAAGCCTGCGGCTGCCAGATCGCGCTGGCGCTGGTCGACATCATGATGCCGGGCAAGAGCGGCTACGAGCTGGTCGAGGAGCTGCGCAGCAAGAAGGCGCTCTCTGGCCCGGTGCTCTTCCTGACCGCCATGATGGCCGGCACCGTGCGCGACGAGCTCTGCGACAAGGTGCTCCACAAGCCCTTCGACATCGAAGAGCTAAGGCAGACCATGAAAGCGGCCCTGGCGCGCGCCTGA